A genomic stretch from Plasmodium cynomolgi strain B DNA, scaffold: 0005, whole genome shotgun sequence includes:
- a CDS encoding 40kDa heat shock protein (putative): MATFTNYLRREKLNIFLFCVKSKNGVNGGGEDNLGKTSDSGFDRSLAEKSENFSSSFGGFSGKTKVGLKGKGNKIDYYNVLGVPRDATENDIKKAYKKLAMKWHPDKHLDEKDKKAAEEKFKVISEAYDVLSDPDKKNVRFVW; encoded by the exons ATGGCAACGTTTACGAATTATCTtaggagagaaaaattaaatatattcctcTTTTGTGTTAaa AGTAAGAATGGAGTAAATGGAGGCGGTGAGGATAATTTGGGAAAAACTTCAGATTCAGGATTTGACAGGTCGCTAGCCGAAAAGTCAGAGAACTTCAGTTCGTCCTTTGGAGGATTTTCCGGAAAAACAAAGGTTggattaaaaggaaaaggaaacaaaatt gATTATTACAATGTGTTAGGAGTTCCTAGAGATGCGACAGAAAATGATATAAAGAAGGCCTATAAAAAGTTAGCCATGAAATGGCACCCAGATAAACACTTAGAtgagaaggacaaaaaggctgcggaagaaaaatttaaggtTATTTCTGAAGCTTATGATGTTTTGTCAGACccagataaaaaaaacgtacgaTTTGTATGGTGA